In Cyprinus carpio isolate SPL01 chromosome B16, ASM1834038v1, whole genome shotgun sequence, the following are encoded in one genomic region:
- the rusc1 gene encoding uncharacterized protein rusc1 isoform X3 — MHPSSRPSVPPRSRRFFNRRTEVKPSQGAKREDKNMNTASSSPRRGTRGPPESSRLKGPSQGARALVVKSKLVRPQKNGAHAIPAISKPKSGHTVSNLVPAVDPNCNEPSLPCLCCDGHSPQDSNSLFNHNLNNNNTANIRQQMKLTPPPPPQKELAVPKKDIKEDESKPEVKQPHVIPVEERQEDNGNVDEKEGGQLKNDDSSVNVNANVDENGNGNCNGENGEDDEDDNDDEDDDTLVPSCCNCPESMLNFSLTSFTSSSSTSISSCSDLECDCPDTLSLSSQDQEATECHPSSRSPVSSCPAFQSNALPLDLNTSARSPCPSDEGYPSAPCSPSSDYIESKGSEEGKCIKVDLLHFLDSIEELGKMDLFYRIVRLAHWELDGELIIRDRLDHQQKLQRVNKEVKLAYLVKLQEEGLDFDDEDITGVLDEMGNIDIPCKLYKSNKSSESQEFSDAGVDMTAPSDLDETPASDSLAPSPLEPPPLPPKPPTRHVSAHSESHSYENISGHVFSVSSTNDATNVSTRVPTMPALSSSPPALKPPALPPPPSQPVPYFTLNTDRPALTSPTPPIPPPRRRHKARLEAQRLAELEREKTPLSLPPPVSRPPPLPPPPAMSSPPAVPSPPSLPQPPSFHTLDVEIRKLLALAGLTQAELLKLSPELGVCVDVVLDNEQQPMSDDSQIGEISVNRTHKEEGVDKGLHSRLKEGSIFGKDRSTGANELHTLSEKEICKDEQKEANRTTSFTEMARRRKRNGGHCNHSCSCGFGSNVSLSPSSYYSTDLSNSNIPNVSFGSFDYTSMISDTPPPPPPRPLPPCPPISSNPPELPPLKPCTLPANASRPDRFDWLIAFTPDTESPPLEMRKSLNDGMLQKGPSSTSGSKVTTFKELRNRSKQSSQPAPVQPEPDPTVITPDPDFLYNLKWRREKIDGDGWEYTSQAQASFLPPPPTPASLSLFREMCRLNIQEDCPAEPKVSQQIGSSVSEGSLRTICDERDKAVHTKKMDDEEKVEVRGMADGAWTLETRTSAVRSFSFAGSEQKNAAWMGEDVRPSLSAEGLSSACLQEKKILVNSVSVAVEAILAQFSSSRTVVQKFHSVDKTLSGDSSVNPCLGRLVLQCLCPALRSLLSDGLKPHQSDLIAGRRPNSPWGLVQASTKPGPSTQALHNLQTKVAGLPQLKQSRHKFNAFLFGLLNVKLLDYWLSHLQSSSDVLETYYRPTSFMRLSLTSCQPLFEELLLLLQPLSLLTFNLDLLFQHHHLDPSSPTLTPASHTSEIYSPPNEDFSFHLSPKGLFQGSSHHLGSVLQQDQGSLSLDLQSGLTSHILDLSAYRNPISLSSGDTKEEASLTLSWFKGSESSMPLNAGSLSQQAGQALQQGWGAVMRFGERLGQNFGLATSTEVDKSPNSPGDFKTGFSLNPKSPDEKRQQPRDDLSLKDNGAAVPWGLGRLFGASKSPNNPPASRRPSQWLSPGASVLSRIVNLGQGSPPEKREPQRSKDKEEDEKEEINETGDQPKPLMMVRTLCDHTGAGAELSFRKGEELVLLGGVNHDWIRCRQGHKEGLVPIGYASLIM; from the exons ATGCACCCCTCCTCTCGACCCTCTGTGCCCCCACGTTCCCGCAGGTTTTTCAATAGGCGTACGGAGGTAAAACCAAGCCAAGGGGCTAAGAGGGAggacaaaaacatgaacacagcATCTTCATCCCCTCGTCGTGGCACTCGGGGACCACCTGAGTCTTCCAGGTTGAAGGGCCCCAGTCAAGGTGCACGAGCACTAGTGGTTAAATCCAAACTGGTGCGGCCACAGAAGAATGGTGCTCACGCAATACCAGCAATCTCAAAACCAAAAAGTGGACACACTGTTTCAAACCTAGTCCCAGCTGTGGATCCAAACTGTAATGAGCCCAGCCTACCTTGTCTGTGTTGTGATGGCCATTCACCTCAGGATAGCAACAGCCTTTTTAATCACAATCTTAACAACAATAACACTGCAAATATCAGGCAACAAATGAAGCTGACACCCCCACCACCCCCACAGAAGGAATTGGCAGTCCCAAAAAAAGACATCAAAGAAGATGAGAGTAAGCCAGAAGTAAAACAACCCCATGTCATCCCAGTGGAGGAGAGACAGGAGGACAATGGCAATGTGGATGAAAAAGAGGGTGGCCAGCTCAAAAATGATGACAGTAGTGTAAATGTGAATGCTAATGTTGATGAGAATGGCAATGGCAATTGTAATGGTGAAAAtggtgaagatgatgaagatgacaaCGACGACGAAGATGATGATACTCTTGTCCCTTCTTGCTGCAACTGTCCAGAATCCATGCTGAACTTCTCCCTTACATCTTTTACCTCATCTTCATCCACATCCATCAGCAGCTGCTCAGATCTGGAGTGTGACTGTCCTGATACACTTTCATTGTCATCCCAGGACCAAGAGGCCACTGAATGCCATCCGTCATCTCGTTCCCCGGTCTCCAGTTGTCCTGCCTTTCAGTCCAATGCCTTACCACTAGATCTCAACACTTCTGCAAGATCACCTTGCCCTTCTGATGAAGGCTATCCCTCAGCCCCTTGCTCTCCGTCCTCTGACTACATAGAGAGCAAGGGATCAGAAGaaggaaaatgtattaaagtgGATCTCCTCCATTTTTTAGACTCCATAGAAGAGTTGGGAAAAATGGATCTGTTCTACCGCATTGTTAGGCTGGCACACTGGGAACTGGATGGTGAGCTGATCATCAGAGATAGATTGGATCACCAGCAGAAGCTTCAGAGGGTTAACAAAGAGGTGAAGTTGGCTTATCTTGTGAAACTTCAGGAGGAAGGTTTAGACTTTGATGATGAGGATATCACTGGAGTTTTGGATGAAATGGGCAACATTGACATTCCATGCAAGTTGTATAAAAGCAACAAATCAAGTGAATCCCAGGAATTTTCTGATGCAGGGGTAGATATGACAGCCCCTTCTGATCTTGATGAAACCCCTGCCTCGGATTCACTTGCTCCATCACCATTGGAGCCTCCTCCTCTGCCCCCAAAACCTCCAACGAGGCATGTGAGTGCCCACTCAGAATCACACTCTTACGAGAACATCAGCGGACATGTTTTCTCAGTCTCATCAACCAATGACGCTACTAATGTCTCTACAAGAGTTCCTACCATGCCTGCATTGTCATCCTCACCCCCAGCTTTAAAACCTCCTGcccttcctcctcctccatcaCAGCCTGTGCCCTACTTCACCCTAAATACAGACAGACCTGCTCTCACCTCCCCCACACCACCCATTCCTCCTCCAAGAAGACGTCATAAAGCCCGTCTAGAAGCTCAGAGACTTGCTGAGCTTGAAAGAGAAAAGACTCCTCTGTCCCTTCCACCGCCAGTGTCCAGACCTCCTCCATTGCCACCTCCACCTGCGATGTCCTCGCCTCCAGCTGTTCCATCTCCACCATCACTCCCGCAGCCTCCATCTTTTCACACTCTGGATGTGGAAATCCGAAAGTTGCTTGCGTTAGCAGGCCTCACTCAAGCTGAATTGCTTAAACTTAGTCCCGAGTTGGGTGTTTGTGTAGATGTTGTCCTGGACAATGAGCAACAGCCAATGTCTGATGACTCTCAGATTGGAGAAATCAGTGTAAACAGGACACACAAGGAAGAAGGAGTAGATAAGGGGTTGCATTCCAGATTGAAAGAAGGATCCATATTTGGGAAAGACAGGTCTACAGGTGCAAATGAATTACATACTCTCAGTGAAAAGGAAATTTGTAAAGATGAACAGAAGGAAGCAAACAGGACAACATCCTTCACAGAAATGGCAAGACGACGTAAGAGAAATGGTGGACACTGTAATCATAGCTGCAGCTGTGGTTTTGGATCCAATGTAAGCCTATCTCCCAGCTCATATTATAGCACTGATCTTAGCAATTCAAACATCCCGAATGTCAGCTTTGGAAGCTTTGATTATACTTCAATGATTTCTGATacccctcctcctccacctccacgACCATTGCCCCCTTGTCCACCAATTTCCTCCAATCCTCCTGAACTTCCTCCTCTCAAGCCTTGCACTCTGCCTGCCAATGCATCTCGTCCAGATAGGTTTGACTGGCTGATAGCCTTCACCCCAGATACAGAGTCGCCACCTCTTGAGATGCGAAAATCATTGAACGATGGCATGTTGCAAAAAGGCCCATCTTCAACTTCAGGCTCAAAAGTCACAACCTTTAAAGAATTACGCAACAGAAGCAAACAGAGCTCCCAGCCAGCTCCTGTTCAACCAGAACCTGATCCAACTGTTATCACCCCAGACCCTGATTTCCTGTACAACCTTAAATGGAGAAGAGAGAAGATTGATGGGGATGGCTGGGAATATACTTCCCAAGCACAAGCCTCATTTCTTCCGCCACCACCCACTCCTGCCTCATTGTCTCTCTTTAGGGAAATGTGCCGCCTGAATATACAAGAAGATTGCCCAGCAGAACCTAAAGTGTCCCAACAAATTGGCTCTTCAGTAAGTGAAGGCAGCCTTAGGActatttgtgatgaaagagataaagctgttcacaccaagaagaTGGATGATGAAGAAAAAGTTGAAGTTAGGGGAATGGCAGATGGAGCATGGACTTTGGAAACCAGAACATCAG CTGTTCGCAGCTTCTCATTTGCCGGCTCTGAGCAGAAGAACGCGGCCTGGATGGGAGAAGATGTGAGGCCCTCACTAAGTGCTGAAGGGCTGTCTTCTGCCTGCctgcaagaaaagaaaa TTCTTGTCAATTCTGTCAGTGTGGCAGTGGAAGCCATTTTGGCTCAGTTCAGTTCGTCCAGGACTGTTGTACAGAAG TTTCACTCAGTAGATAAG ACTCTTTCTGGAGACAGCAGTGTAAATCCCTGTCTGGGTCGTCTGGTACTGCAGTGCCTTTGCCCAGCCCTGCGCAGCCTGCTCTCTGATGGACTCAAGCCCCACCAGAGTGACCTCATTGCAGGCAGAAGGCCAAATTCACCCTGGGGATTGGTTCAGGCCTCCACCAAACCAG GCCCGAGCACACAGGCTTTGCACAACCTTCAGACTAAAGTAGCAGGGCTTCCTCAGCTTAAGCAGAGCAGACACAAGTTCAACGCATTCCTGTTTGGCCTTCTCAA TGTCAAGCTCCTGGATTACTGGCTTTCACATCTGCAGTCTTCCAGTG ATGTGTTGGAGACATATTACCGCCCCACTTCCTTCATGCGTCTCTCACTAACTTCTTGCCAGCCTCTTTTTGAGGAGCTACTCCTCCTTTTGCAGCCTCTCTCTCTTCTGACCTTTAACCTCGACCTGCTGTTTCAGCATCACCACCTTGACCCCTCCTCCCCGACTCTAACCCCAGCCAGTCACACATCTGAGATATATAGTCCACCAAATGAAGACTTCAGCTTCCACTTGTCACCCAAGGGGCTTTTCCAAGGAAGTAGCCATCATCTTGGAAGCGTGTTACAGCAAGACCAGGGCAGTTTGAGTTTAGATCTCCAATCAGGTCTCACGAGTCACATTCTTGATCTGTCAGCCTATCGGAATCCAATTTCGCTGTCATCAGGCGACACCAAGGAGGAAGCCAGTCTGACATTATCATGGTTTAAAGGGAGTGAGAGCTCCATGCCTCTTAATGCCGGAAGCCTTTCACAGCAGGCAGGCCAGGCTCTTCAGCAAGGCTGGGGTGCAGTAATGCGTTTTGGGGAGCGTTTAGGGCAGAACTTTGGTTTGGCCACCAGCACAGAGGTTGATAAAAGTCCAAACTCACCAGGAGACTTCAAGACTGGCTTCTCGCTGAATCCAA